The Anabaena sp. WA102 genome contains a region encoding:
- a CDS encoding peptidylprolyl isomerase, which yields MNQVLQLGDRTLQPTEVLSLLSEYQLLPLLIKEIFIDQAIAEIVCTPEEEQLACEQLAQQYQGLEPQSESFQKLKIMAVRQLKLEKFKEETWGGDLNSYFFQRKTQLDRVIYSLITTSELGIAQEIYFRIQEGEQSFAELAREYAQGPESQTDGLVGPIDLQSLHPTLVNILSKSQPQQLSPPTQINNVLVIVRLEKILPAQLDRPMRQRLLNERFNQWLQTQMTEQKCQIQTI from the coding sequence ATGAATCAAGTTCTACAATTGGGCGATCGCACCCTCCAGCCTACAGAAGTTTTATCATTATTGTCGGAATACCAGCTATTACCGCTATTAATTAAGGAAATATTCATTGATCAAGCGATCGCAGAAATTGTCTGTACCCCAGAAGAAGAACAACTAGCCTGCGAACAATTAGCCCAACAATATCAAGGACTAGAACCACAGAGCGAAAGTTTCCAAAAACTGAAAATCATGGCGGTACGACAATTAAAACTAGAAAAGTTCAAAGAGGAAACCTGGGGAGGGGATTTAAACTCCTACTTTTTTCAACGGAAAACCCAGTTAGATAGAGTGATTTATTCCCTAATTACCACCTCAGAACTTGGTATCGCTCAAGAAATTTACTTCCGTATTCAAGAGGGTGAACAATCTTTTGCGGAATTAGCACGGGAATACGCCCAAGGACCAGAATCCCAAACAGATGGCTTAGTCGGACCCATAGATTTACAATCCCTCCATCCCACATTGGTGAATATCCTCTCCAAAAGTCAACCACAACAACTATCACCACCGACTCAAATCAATAACGTCCTAGTAATTGTCCGATTAGAAAAAATACTCCCAGCCCAACTAGATCGTCCCATGCGACAACGATTACTAAATGAACGATTTAATCAGTGGTTACAAACACAAATGACAGAACAAAAATGTCAGATTCAGACCATATAA
- a CDS encoding peptidase domain-containing ABC transporter, whose amino-acid sequence MTYIQSTFEEFIASIEGFDQLSKEEINNLLSSQILQPLRYRIGQKIIGKEQLPERIAILYQGNVRLLGYNPQNQLPITLKLLQPGATIGEIAWLRELPCETAIASTEVICLTWKAADYLQFINRNPAFAQARQHISHPIEIFDILSSQVAQKALVNHNLKDITQQAQLEAKIHYLSPGKTALRELDSDRIWFVSGRSSLPNFPPCSRLETDVIEVKGNIPLRLLGINPQDLSLLDGVTIESETLETISDSRVDSEIPYAQEPEFVPPTTSNKQFKNQNYPFFRGQGELDATLACFQMLSKHLEMPFRKEVVRRILTDQIKRQGSISFQVCAYLSELIGLKSQLVDVPAVSINRIPTPALIRYRDSFAVLYAVDGKTVVLGLPSQGIINCQISQLVEELETDDANLQPQVRVLLLSATKETPKERFGLSWFVPYLSRYRRVLIEVFIASFFVQLAALANPLVIQLIIDKVIVQNSISTLNILGVLLLAVGVFEAVLTTLRTYLFVDTTNRIDMSLGSQIIDHLLRLPLRYFDKRPVGELSTRINELENIRQFLTGTALTVVLDALFSVVYIVVMLFYSWQLTLVGLGTIPLFVVVTLVAAPTVSRQLRTKAERNAETQSYLVEVMSGIQTVKAQNIELRSRFSWQKKYAKFVAAGFKTVLTSTLANSTSQFLSKLSSLLVLWVGAYLVLKGELTLGELIAFRIISSYVTTPILRLAQIWQNFQETGLSLERLSDIVDTPQEAEIDRNNIPLPAVSGAVKYENVSFRFAASGPLQLSNVSVEFAAGKFVGIVGQSGSGKSTMMKLLLRLYDAESGRILVDGYDIAKVELYSLRRQIGVVPQDTLLFDGTVQENIALTNPDATTEEIIEAAQIAVAHEFIMTLPNGYNTRVGERGSALSGGQRQRIAIARSVLQRPKILVLDEATSALDYPTERQICLNLARAFKGNTVFFITHRLNTVSNADTIVVMDNSRMIEQGSHQELMAAKGHYFYLYQQQEVNL is encoded by the coding sequence ATGACTTATATTCAGAGTACCTTTGAAGAATTCATTGCCAGTATTGAAGGATTTGATCAATTATCGAAAGAGGAAATTAATAACCTCTTATCGTCACAAATTCTCCAGCCTTTGCGTTATCGCATAGGACAAAAAATTATTGGTAAAGAACAACTACCAGAAAGGATCGCCATTCTTTATCAAGGCAACGTCAGACTATTGGGATATAATCCCCAAAACCAATTACCAATTACATTAAAATTACTGCAACCAGGGGCAACAATTGGCGAAATTGCTTGGTTGCGTGAACTTCCTTGTGAAACAGCGATCGCTTCCACCGAAGTCATCTGTTTAACCTGGAAAGCCGCAGATTATTTGCAATTTATCAACCGCAATCCAGCCTTTGCTCAAGCTCGTCAACACATAAGTCACCCAATTGAAATATTTGATATTTTGAGTTCCCAGGTAGCGCAAAAAGCTTTAGTAAATCACAACCTCAAAGACATTACCCAACAGGCTCAATTAGAAGCAAAAATTCATTATTTATCACCAGGAAAAACGGCTTTAAGAGAATTAGATAGCGATCGCATTTGGTTTGTGAGTGGTCGTAGTTCCCTGCCCAATTTCCCACCCTGTTCTCGTCTAGAAACCGACGTAATTGAAGTTAAAGGCAACATTCCTCTCCGCTTATTGGGCATTAATCCTCAAGACCTATCATTACTTGATGGTGTTACCATTGAATCCGAAACATTAGAAACTATATCAGATAGCAGAGTAGATTCGGAAATTCCCTACGCCCAAGAACCAGAATTTGTTCCCCCCACCACATCAAACAAGCAATTTAAAAATCAAAACTATCCATTTTTCCGGGGACAAGGAGAATTAGATGCCACTCTGGCTTGTTTTCAAATGCTATCCAAGCATTTAGAAATGCCCTTTCGGAAAGAAGTAGTGCGGCGGATTTTAACCGACCAAATTAAGCGTCAAGGGAGTATATCTTTTCAAGTTTGCGCTTATTTATCAGAACTAATTGGACTTAAATCCCAGCTAGTTGATGTTCCTGCTGTTTCCATCAATCGGATTCCTACACCAGCATTAATTCGCTATCGTGACAGTTTTGCTGTCCTCTATGCGGTAGATGGAAAAACAGTAGTTTTGGGTTTACCATCTCAAGGCATTATCAACTGCCAAATTAGTCAATTGGTAGAAGAATTAGAAACTGATGACGCTAATCTTCAACCACAAGTTAGAGTTTTATTACTGAGTGCAACCAAAGAAACACCGAAAGAACGCTTTGGGTTATCTTGGTTTGTTCCTTACTTATCACGTTACCGCCGGGTACTGATAGAAGTATTTATTGCTTCCTTCTTCGTCCAACTAGCTGCCCTCGCTAATCCTCTGGTTATTCAGCTAATCATTGATAAAGTCATCGTCCAAAATAGTATTAGTACCCTGAATATTCTAGGAGTATTACTATTAGCAGTGGGTGTATTTGAAGCAGTATTAACCACCTTGCGGACTTACTTATTTGTAGATACCACCAACCGCATTGATATGAGTTTGGGGTCACAAATTATTGACCACTTGCTACGCTTACCACTGCGCTATTTCGATAAAAGACCAGTTGGTGAACTATCCACCAGAATTAATGAATTAGAAAATATCCGTCAGTTTCTCACTGGTACAGCTTTAACAGTGGTATTAGATGCCCTATTCTCCGTCGTTTATATAGTTGTCATGTTGTTTTACAGTTGGCAACTAACTCTCGTCGGATTAGGGACAATTCCTCTGTTTGTGGTGGTGACATTAGTCGCTGCTCCCACCGTGAGTAGACAATTAAGAACTAAAGCTGAACGGAATGCCGAAACTCAATCTTATTTGGTTGAGGTTATGTCAGGTATTCAAACAGTTAAAGCCCAAAATATTGAATTACGCTCCCGGTTTTCTTGGCAAAAGAAATATGCTAAGTTTGTCGCTGCCGGTTTTAAAACTGTTCTCACTTCCACATTAGCGAATTCAACCAGTCAGTTTCTCAGTAAACTTAGCAGTTTATTAGTTTTATGGGTGGGAGCTTATTTAGTTTTGAAAGGAGAATTAACATTAGGAGAATTAATTGCTTTTCGGATTATTTCTAGTTACGTTACTACCCCAATCTTACGGTTGGCGCAAATCTGGCAAAACTTCCAAGAAACTGGTTTATCTTTAGAACGATTAAGTGATATTGTGGACACACCACAAGAAGCAGAAATAGATCGGAATAATATTCCCCTTCCTGCTGTTAGCGGTGCTGTTAAATATGAAAACGTTTCCTTCCGATTTGCTGCCAGCGGACCACTACAACTCAGCAATGTCAGCGTCGAATTTGCCGCAGGTAAATTTGTGGGCATTGTCGGACAAAGTGGTTCAGGCAAAAGTACAATGATGAAATTACTGCTCAGACTTTATGACGCAGAATCTGGCAGAATTTTAGTTGATGGTTATGACATTGCCAAAGTCGAACTTTATTCGCTGCGGCGGCAAATTGGTGTAGTTCCCCAAGATACGCTCTTATTTGATGGCACAGTTCAAGAAAATATTGCCTTAACAAATCCTGATGCCACAACTGAGGAAATTATTGAAGCGGCTCAAATTGCTGTTGCTCATGAATTTATTATGACCTTGCCCAATGGTTATAATACACGAGTTGGGGAACGAGGATCAGCCCTTTCTGGTGGACAAAGACAGAGAATTGCGATCGCTCGTTCTGTATTACAAAGACCTAAAATCTTAGTTTTAGACGAAGCCACCAGCGCTCTAGATTATCCGACAGAAAGGCAAATTTGTCTGAACTTAGCTCGTGCATTCAAAGGCAACACAGTCTTCTTCATTACCCACCGTTTAAATACTGTTAGTAATGCCGATACTATCGTCGTCATGGATAACAGTAGAATGATAGAACAAGGTAGTCATCAAGAACTCATGGCAGCTAAAGGTCATTATTTCTATCTTTATCAACAACAGGAAGTAAATTTGTAA
- a CDS encoding HlyD family efflux transporter periplasmic adaptor subunit codes for MTQLNGSYSNGNGNGNGNGSYRDAQVLTPPKPAPKQPKPDFNFNNFDQSVVLRQSPIWSRTIMLTLMGLACFGIIWACLAKIEQVVPATGQLKPEGTVKDVQAPINGVVKSLYVKDGKEVKPGDLLLTFDSIATLAELNSLNKIRIALIQENNIYRRLMGASTGIDAEIAFLRSRLPGESAFLLKSRASLVAENELLRSQLRNSPGAAGTGIDEQQLLAVAKTELKSRSKAADLEVEKTRKQLSQTIFKLQDTKNGLAIQSQILASLKTLAEEGGISKLQYLNQKQQVQTLSAEISQLQEEAKRLQFDIDKGKEQLTNTVASSDKTILEKIGANKQRIAEIDSQFMKIILENEQRLADINSKISQTQLNVKYQELRAPVGGVIFDLQAKNPGFVANSTQKLLQIVPKDSLIAEVFITNKDIGFVRKGMNVDVRIDSFPFSEFGDIKGKVIDIGSDALPPDQNHQFYRFPAKIKLDRQQLSLTNQDRKISLQSGMSITANIKVREERTVMSLFTEMFTKQVESLNEVR; via the coding sequence ATGACTCAACTTAATGGTAGTTACAGCAACGGTAACGGTAACGGAAACGGTAACGGATCTTATAGAGATGCACAAGTATTAACACCACCCAAACCCGCTCCTAAACAGCCAAAACCCGATTTTAATTTTAATAACTTCGACCAATCTGTAGTCTTACGCCAATCCCCAATTTGGTCAAGAACTATCATGCTCACCCTCATGGGATTAGCTTGTTTTGGGATTATTTGGGCTTGTTTAGCGAAAATTGAGCAAGTAGTTCCCGCCACAGGACAATTAAAACCAGAAGGAACAGTCAAAGACGTACAAGCTCCTATAAATGGAGTTGTAAAATCACTGTATGTAAAAGATGGTAAAGAGGTAAAACCAGGAGATTTATTATTAACCTTTGATTCCATTGCGACCCTAGCCGAATTAAATTCATTGAATAAGATTCGGATAGCTTTAATTCAAGAAAACAATATCTATCGTCGCTTAATGGGAGCAAGTACCGGAATAGATGCTGAAATAGCATTTTTACGCAGTAGACTCCCAGGAGAATCAGCTTTTCTGCTTAAAAGCCGCGCTTCCTTAGTAGCAGAAAATGAATTATTACGTTCTCAATTAAGAAATTCACCGGGAGCAGCAGGTACAGGAATTGATGAACAACAATTATTAGCAGTTGCTAAAACAGAATTAAAATCCCGTTCTAAAGCCGCAGATTTAGAAGTTGAAAAAACCCGAAAACAACTTTCTCAAACCATATTTAAACTGCAAGATACTAAAAATGGTTTAGCAATTCAAAGTCAGATTTTAGCTAGTCTTAAAACCTTAGCTGAAGAAGGTGGTATTTCTAAACTGCAATATCTGAATCAAAAACAACAGGTACAAACGCTTTCCGCAGAAATATCACAATTACAAGAAGAGGCAAAACGTCTACAATTCGATATTGATAAAGGAAAAGAGCAATTAACCAATACAGTTGCTAGTTCTGATAAAACTATTTTGGAAAAAATCGGTGCTAACAAACAACGGATTGCAGAAATTGATAGTCAATTCATGAAAATTATTCTAGAAAATGAACAGCGTTTAGCAGATATTAATAGTAAAATCTCCCAAACACAATTAAACGTTAAATATCAAGAACTTCGCGCTCCTGTAGGAGGTGTAATTTTTGATCTTCAAGCTAAAAATCCGGGTTTTGTTGCCAATTCTACCCAAAAATTACTACAAATTGTCCCCAAAGATAGCCTCATAGCCGAAGTTTTCATCACCAATAAAGATATTGGTTTCGTGAGGAAAGGTATGAATGTAGATGTGAGAATTGATTCCTTTCCCTTTAGTGAATTTGGTGATATCAAGGGTAAAGTAATTGATATTGGTTCAGATGCTTTACCTCCCGACCAAAACCATCAATTTTATAGATTCCCCGCCAAAATCAAGTTAGATAGACAACAATTAAGTCTCACCAATCAAGATAGAAAGATATCCTTACAGTCCGGTATGTCTATTACTGCTAATATTAAAGTCCGAGAAGAACGGACAGTCATGAGTTTATTTACAGAGATGTTTACCAAGCAAGTGGAGAGTTTGAACGAAGTCCGTTAG